A genomic stretch from Corvus cornix cornix isolate S_Up_H32 chromosome 9, ASM73873v5, whole genome shotgun sequence includes:
- the GYG1 gene encoding glycogenin-1 isoform X1, with protein sequence MADQSFVTLATNDSYVKGALVLGSSLQQYRTTRKLTALITPQVSDLMRRVLERVFDEVILVNVLDSGDSAHLALMKRPELGITLTKLHCWELTQFSKCVFMDADTMVLSNIDELFEREELSAAPDPGWPDCFNSGVFVYRPSIETYSQLLQFATEKGSFDGADQGLLNTFFSSWATTDMSKHLPFIYNLSSTSVYSYLPAFKAFGANTKVVHFLGSTKPWNYTYDSRTKSIKGNMDDPKIVHPEFLNMWWDTYIADVLPLLEQHGIVKEITTGANMLSGLVYTLAFSCGFCREAEVTEAVSHVSVSPLLPTESSEERKERWEQGQADYMGVDSFDNIKKKLDTYLQ encoded by the exons ATGGCAG ACCAGTCCTTTGTGACTTTAGCCACAAATGACTCCTATGTGAAAGGAGCACTGGTACTTGGTTCATCCTTGCAACAGTACAGAACAACAAGGAAGCTGACTGCACTCATAACTCCTCAGGTCTCAGATCTTATGAG GAGAGTGCTGGAAAGAGTCTTTGATGAAGTCATATTGGTAAATGTCTTGGATAGTGGGGATTCAGCACACCTGGCATTAATGAAAAGACCTGAGTTGGGCATCACACTAACAAAGCTTCACTGCTGGGAACTGacacagttttcaaaatgtgttttcatggATGCAGACACAATG GTTTTGTCAAATATAGATGAGCTTTTTGAGAGAGAAGAGCTGTCTGCAGCACCAGATCCAGGCTGGCCCGACTGTTTTAATTCAGGAGTTTTTGTTTACCGACCTTCCATTGAAACATACAGTCAGCTGTTACAGTTTGCCACAGAGAAAGGCAGCTTTGATG GTGCAGATCAGGGGTTATTAAACACCTTCTTCAGCAGCTGGGCAACAACAGACATGAGTAAACATCTACCGTTTATTTATAATTTGAGCAGCACTTCTGTATATTCCTACCTTCCAGCATTTAAAGC GTTTGGTGCAAATACTAAGGTCGTGCATTTCCTGGGAAGCACAAAGCCATGGAACTATACATATGACTCCAGAACAAAAAGCATAAAAGGCAATATGGACGACCCAAAAATAGTTCACCCAGAATTCCTCAACATGTGGTGGGATACCTACATAGCTGATGTTTTACCATTACTAGAACAGCACGGAATTGTTAAAGAAATTACTACAGGGGCAAACATG CTATCGGGCTTGGTCTATACTCTGGCTTTCTCTTGTGGCTTCTGTAGAGAG gCAGAAGTTACAGAGGCAGTGTCCCACGTATCAGTATCACCACTATTACCAACTGAATCTTCAGAAGAACGCAAGGAGCGGTGGGAACAGGGCCAAGCTGACTATATGGGAGTGGATTCCTTTGACAACATCAAGAAGAAACTTGATACCTACCTGCAGTAG
- the GYG1 gene encoding glycogenin-1 isoform X2, whose protein sequence is MADQSFVTLATNDSYVKGALVLGSSLQQYRTTRKLTALITPQVSDLMRRVLERVFDEVILVNVLDSGDSAHLALMKRPELGITLTKLHCWELTQFSKCVFMDADTMVLSNIDELFEREELSAAPDPGWPDCFNSGVFVYRPSIETYSQLLQFATEKGSFDGADQGLLNTFFSSWATTDMSKHLPFIYNLSSTSVYSYLPAFKAFGANTKVVHFLGSTKPWNYTYDSRTKSIKGNMDDPKIVHPEFLNMWWDTYIADVLPLLEQHGIVKEITTGANMAEVTEAVSHVSVSPLLPTESSEERKERWEQGQADYMGVDSFDNIKKKLDTYLQ, encoded by the exons ATGGCAG ACCAGTCCTTTGTGACTTTAGCCACAAATGACTCCTATGTGAAAGGAGCACTGGTACTTGGTTCATCCTTGCAACAGTACAGAACAACAAGGAAGCTGACTGCACTCATAACTCCTCAGGTCTCAGATCTTATGAG GAGAGTGCTGGAAAGAGTCTTTGATGAAGTCATATTGGTAAATGTCTTGGATAGTGGGGATTCAGCACACCTGGCATTAATGAAAAGACCTGAGTTGGGCATCACACTAACAAAGCTTCACTGCTGGGAACTGacacagttttcaaaatgtgttttcatggATGCAGACACAATG GTTTTGTCAAATATAGATGAGCTTTTTGAGAGAGAAGAGCTGTCTGCAGCACCAGATCCAGGCTGGCCCGACTGTTTTAATTCAGGAGTTTTTGTTTACCGACCTTCCATTGAAACATACAGTCAGCTGTTACAGTTTGCCACAGAGAAAGGCAGCTTTGATG GTGCAGATCAGGGGTTATTAAACACCTTCTTCAGCAGCTGGGCAACAACAGACATGAGTAAACATCTACCGTTTATTTATAATTTGAGCAGCACTTCTGTATATTCCTACCTTCCAGCATTTAAAGC GTTTGGTGCAAATACTAAGGTCGTGCATTTCCTGGGAAGCACAAAGCCATGGAACTATACATATGACTCCAGAACAAAAAGCATAAAAGGCAATATGGACGACCCAAAAATAGTTCACCCAGAATTCCTCAACATGTGGTGGGATACCTACATAGCTGATGTTTTACCATTACTAGAACAGCACGGAATTGTTAAAGAAATTACTACAGGGGCAAACATG gCAGAAGTTACAGAGGCAGTGTCCCACGTATCAGTATCACCACTATTACCAACTGAATCTTCAGAAGAACGCAAGGAGCGGTGGGAACAGGGCCAAGCTGACTATATGGGAGTGGATTCCTTTGACAACATCAAGAAGAAACTTGATACCTACCTGCAGTAG